One window of Sinorhizobium numidicum genomic DNA carries:
- the argH gene encoding argininosuccinate lyase — protein sequence MADGSSETKSSNQMWGGRFASGPDAIMEEINASIGFDKKLYAQDIRGSIAHATMLAHQGIISTEDKDKIVHGLNTILSEIESGAFEFSRRLEDIHMNVEARLATLIGPAAGRLHTARSRNDQVALDFRLWVKEELQKTEKALTALIAAFLDRAEEHADTVMPGFTHLQTAQPVTFGHHCMAYVEMFGRDRSRVRHAIEHMDESPIGAAALAGTGFPIDRHMTAKALGFREPTRNSIDTVSDRDFALEFLSIASIAATHLSRLAEEIVIWSTPQFGFIRLSDAFSTGSSIMPQKKNPDAAELVRAKTGRINGSLVALLTVMKGLPLAYSKDMQEDKEQVFDAAESLELAIAAMTGMVRDMTVRADRMKAAAGSGYSTATDLADWLVREAGLPFRDAHHVTGRAVALAEQKGCDLAGLSLEELQSINPAITDKVFDVLTVEASVASRTSFGGTAPAEVRKQIAWWRASN from the coding sequence ATGGCTGACGGCAGTTCCGAGACGAAATCCTCCAACCAGATGTGGGGCGGTCGCTTCGCCTCGGGCCCGGACGCGATCATGGAGGAGATAAATGCCTCGATCGGCTTCGACAAGAAGCTCTATGCCCAGGACATCCGCGGCTCAATAGCACATGCGACCATGTTGGCGCATCAGGGCATCATTTCGACCGAGGACAAAGACAAGATCGTTCACGGACTAAACACGATCTTGTCAGAGATCGAAAGCGGTGCGTTCGAGTTTTCGCGCCGACTGGAAGACATCCACATGAACGTCGAAGCAAGGCTGGCGACGCTCATCGGTCCCGCCGCCGGCCGCCTGCATACCGCGCGCTCGCGCAACGACCAGGTGGCTCTCGACTTTCGCCTTTGGGTGAAGGAAGAGCTGCAGAAGACCGAGAAGGCCCTGACTGCGCTGATTGCTGCATTTCTCGATCGTGCGGAAGAGCATGCCGACACCGTCATGCCGGGCTTCACTCATCTGCAGACCGCGCAGCCGGTCACCTTTGGCCATCATTGCATGGCCTACGTCGAGATGTTCGGCCGCGACCGCTCGCGCGTGCGCCATGCGATCGAGCACATGGATGAAAGCCCGATCGGCGCCGCGGCTCTCGCCGGCACCGGCTTCCCGATCGACCGGCATATGACGGCGAAGGCCCTCGGCTTCCGCGAACCGACCCGCAATTCGATCGACACGGTCTCCGATCGAGACTTCGCGCTCGAATTCCTGTCGATCGCCTCGATCGCGGCAACGCATCTATCGCGCCTGGCAGAAGAGATCGTCATCTGGTCGACCCCTCAATTCGGCTTCATCCGCCTGTCGGACGCGTTCTCAACCGGTTCGTCGATCATGCCGCAAAAGAAGAACCCGGATGCCGCCGAGCTTGTGCGCGCCAAGACGGGCCGCATCAATGGCTCGCTGGTTGCGCTGCTGACAGTGATGAAGGGCCTGCCGCTCGCCTATTCCAAGGACATGCAGGAAGACAAGGAACAGGTCTTCGACGCAGCCGAGAGCCTCGAACTGGCGATCGCGGCGATGACCGGCATGGTCAGGGATATGACCGTGCGCGCCGACCGCATGAAGGCCGCCGCCGGCTCCGGCTACTCGACCGCAACCGACCTTGCCGACTGGCTGGTGCGGGAAGCGGGCCTGCCGTTCCGCGATGCTCATCATGTGACCGGCCGCGCCGTTGCCCTTGCCGAGCAGAAGGGCTGCGATCTCGCCGGTCTTTCGCTCGAAGAGTTGCAGTCGATCAATCCGGCAATCACAGACAAGGTCTTCGACGTTCTGACGGTCGAAGCCTCGGTCGCGAGCCGAACCAGTTTCGGCGGCACGGCGCCCGCCGAGGTGCGCAAGCAGATCGCCTGGTGGCGAGCGAGCAATTAG
- the lptM gene encoding LPS translocon maturation chaperone LptM: MTLKKAARLALLLTLPALVLVGCGRKGDLDRPGATTLNTRTPAGTAETKDTVEDRPFLLDPLL; encoded by the coding sequence ATGACATTGAAGAAGGCGGCCCGCCTTGCGCTCCTGCTGACACTTCCCGCGCTGGTTCTTGTCGGCTGCGGGCGCAAGGGCGATCTCGACCGGCCGGGAGCCACGACGCTCAATACCAGAACACCCGCCGGCACTGCCGAAACGAAGGATACGGTCGAAGACCGGCCCTTCCTGCTTGATCCCCTCCTCTGA
- the lysA gene encoding diaminopimelate decarboxylase, with protein MNHFEYRDGILHAEDVPVTDIARAVGTPFYCYSTATLERHYRVFSEAFADVDAMVCYAMKANSNQAVLKTLGRLGAGVDVVSEGELRRALAAGIPANRIMFSGVGKTAHEMDLAIEAGIYCFNVESEPELEVLNQRAVRAGKQAHVSFRINPDVDARTHAKISTGKKENKFGISWEKARGVYAHAATLPGIKVTGIDMHIGSQITELQPFDDAFKLLRELVDTLRSDGHVIDHVDIGGGLGIPYREDNNPPPHPDAYAEIVKNQLKSLDCTIVTEPGRLIVGNAGILVTEVIYVKDGGDKTFVIVDGAMNDLIRPTLYEAYHEIRPVKISAANAPRIKADVVGPVCETGDYLALDREMAMPKPGDLFAIGSAGAYGAVQSGTYNSRLLVPEVLVKGDRFHVVRPRKDYDALVGLDSIPDWLD; from the coding sequence GTGAACCACTTCGAATACCGCGACGGAATCCTCCACGCCGAAGACGTGCCTGTAACGGATATCGCACGCGCCGTCGGTACGCCGTTCTACTGCTATTCCACCGCGACGCTGGAGCGCCATTACCGGGTCTTCTCGGAGGCCTTCGCCGACGTTGATGCGATGGTCTGCTACGCGATGAAGGCCAATTCCAACCAGGCCGTTCTGAAAACGCTCGGCCGGCTCGGCGCGGGCGTCGACGTGGTGTCCGAAGGCGAACTGCGCCGCGCACTCGCGGCCGGCATCCCGGCAAACCGGATCATGTTTTCCGGCGTCGGCAAGACTGCGCACGAGATGGATCTTGCGATCGAGGCCGGCATATACTGCTTCAACGTCGAATCCGAACCGGAACTGGAGGTCCTGAACCAACGCGCCGTGCGCGCCGGCAAGCAGGCGCACGTCTCCTTCCGCATCAATCCGGATGTCGACGCCCGCACTCACGCGAAGATTTCGACCGGCAAGAAGGAAAACAAGTTCGGTATTTCCTGGGAGAAGGCGCGCGGCGTCTATGCCCATGCCGCGACCCTGCCCGGAATCAAGGTGACGGGCATCGACATGCATATCGGCAGCCAGATCACCGAGCTGCAACCCTTCGACGATGCCTTCAAGCTGCTGCGCGAACTGGTCGACACCCTACGTTCTGACGGTCACGTCATCGACCACGTCGATATCGGCGGGGGGCTGGGCATTCCCTATAGGGAAGACAACAATCCGCCGCCACACCCCGACGCCTATGCCGAGATCGTCAAGAACCAGCTCAAGAGCCTCGACTGCACGATCGTCACCGAGCCTGGGCGATTGATCGTCGGCAATGCCGGCATTCTCGTCACCGAAGTGATCTATGTGAAGGATGGGGGCGACAAGACCTTCGTCATCGTCGACGGCGCAATGAACGACCTGATCCGCCCGACCCTCTATGAAGCCTATCATGAGATTCGTCCGGTGAAGATTTCCGCCGCCAACGCGCCGCGCATCAAGGCCGACGTGGTCGGGCCGGTTTGCGAGACGGGCGACTATCTGGCGCTCGACCGGGAAATGGCGATGCCGAAGCCGGGCGATCTTTTCGCGATCGGCTCGGCCGGAGCCTACGGCGCGGTGCAGTCGGGAACCTACAACAGCCGGCTTCTCGTTCCCGAAGTGCTCGTCAAGGGCGACCGCTTCCATGTGGTACGCCCGCGCAAGGACTATGACGCGCTCGTCGGTCTCGACTCGATACCTGATTGGCTCGATTAG
- a CDS encoding TIGR02302 family protein has protein sequence MTQFRQDETPQPNSFARMLATKRFFARLVLLAEQVLPLTLAPVSLVLLFLSAGWLGFFRAAPFWLHVAVLLLFLAGLFFSLLPLTRIRWPETSDADRMLEERNQLPHQAIRVQDDAPATHGAFGAALWREHQVRMARLVRGLDTGLPRPDIPKHDPSALRAIPVLLACIAFAYSYSNRAGLMSDAFRLPELQEVAPDLRIDAWVTPPAYTGRAPIFLTGRQDATAAGGEKTAITIPQFSDLTVRITGGGADEQVSYTESGKPEPTIVPTADEKPERKKEQTAASGVRNHLYKITRDGTLSVGGQSWSFKITPDSVPDIAFDGAPRGTVNAALEISFLAHDDYGIAQAWAEIKPLDEPASDARPLYPPPEYRIDLPRRNAREAKGMTSRNLSEHPLSGKRVRITLVARDAAGQEGRSVPQDMILPARRLFEPLAAAIAEQRQLFALNTNDLPRAIELNDALTLYPEETIPNLTHFLLLQSARTRMELARNDDMLRDAADYLWEIALGIEDGDLSLADRRLRDAQQALSDALERNAPDEEIAKLMQELREAMQEYMRALAEQAAKNPQIAANPDMNNVLRQQDLEKMLNQIENLARSGSRDEARQLLSELQRMMNNLQAGRMQQMGEQNNAMRQQMDKLGQLMQQQQQLMDETFKLDQALRDRMQRGDPLQGEDNELFDQDMPQDPGQRSEPDGQPNPLDGMTAEQLKEALKQLKQQQEALGKQLGDLQKGLQDLGVKPGKGFGQAQREMEGAAGALGKGEGEQAVGSQGRALQALREGAQEMMNQMQSQGQGPGQGIPQYGQNGRDPLGRRQQNVGPDFGDQVKVPDEIDTQRARQILDEIRRKLGNTLSPEAERQYLERLLDMR, from the coding sequence ATGACGCAATTCCGGCAGGATGAAACGCCACAACCGAATTCATTTGCAAGAATGCTGGCGACAAAACGGTTTTTCGCTCGCCTGGTCCTTCTGGCCGAGCAGGTGCTGCCGCTCACGCTTGCTCCCGTTTCCCTTGTTCTCCTGTTCCTCTCAGCCGGCTGGCTGGGCTTCTTTCGTGCCGCGCCGTTCTGGCTGCATGTTGCCGTTCTTCTCCTCTTCCTCGCCGGGCTGTTCTTCTCACTGCTGCCGCTGACCCGCATCCGCTGGCCGGAAACGAGCGACGCCGACCGTATGCTGGAGGAGCGTAACCAACTGCCGCATCAGGCGATCCGGGTGCAGGACGACGCGCCGGCGACACATGGCGCGTTCGGTGCGGCCCTCTGGCGCGAGCACCAGGTGCGCATGGCACGCCTGGTTCGCGGACTGGATACCGGCCTGCCCCGTCCCGATATTCCCAAGCATGATCCCTCAGCGCTCAGGGCCATTCCTGTCCTGCTCGCCTGCATCGCCTTCGCCTATTCCTATTCCAACCGCGCCGGTTTGATGTCGGACGCTTTCCGGCTGCCCGAGTTGCAAGAGGTCGCACCCGACCTCCGCATCGATGCCTGGGTAACGCCGCCCGCCTATACCGGACGCGCACCGATTTTCCTCACCGGCCGGCAGGATGCGACCGCGGCCGGAGGCGAGAAGACCGCAATCACCATACCGCAATTCAGCGATCTCACCGTGCGGATAACCGGTGGCGGGGCCGACGAGCAGGTAAGCTATACCGAATCGGGCAAGCCGGAGCCGACGATCGTTCCGACGGCGGACGAGAAGCCGGAGCGAAAGAAGGAACAAACGGCAGCAAGCGGTGTGCGCAATCATCTCTACAAGATCACCAGGGATGGAACGCTCTCCGTCGGCGGACAAAGCTGGAGCTTCAAGATTACGCCGGACAGCGTCCCGGATATCGCATTCGACGGTGCTCCGCGTGGCACGGTGAACGCCGCGCTCGAGATCAGCTTTCTCGCCCATGACGACTACGGCATCGCGCAGGCTTGGGCGGAGATCAAGCCGCTGGACGAACCGGCAAGCGACGCTCGGCCGCTCTACCCGCCTCCCGAATATCGCATCGACCTGCCGCGGCGCAACGCGCGCGAGGCAAAGGGCATGACAAGCCGGAACCTCAGCGAGCACCCGCTTTCCGGAAAGCGTGTCCGCATTACCCTGGTCGCCCGCGATGCCGCCGGCCAGGAGGGACGAAGCGTGCCGCAGGACATGATTTTGCCAGCGCGCCGGCTCTTCGAGCCGCTCGCCGCCGCAATTGCCGAACAACGGCAGCTCTTCGCACTCAACACCAATGACCTGCCGCGCGCGATCGAGCTCAATGACGCGCTGACGCTCTACCCCGAGGAAACGATCCCGAACCTCACGCATTTCCTTTTACTTCAGTCGGCGCGCACGCGCATGGAGCTCGCCCGAAACGATGACATGCTGCGCGACGCCGCCGACTATCTTTGGGAAATCGCGCTCGGCATCGAGGACGGCGACCTGTCACTCGCCGACCGGCGGCTGCGCGATGCGCAGCAGGCGCTTTCGGATGCTCTCGAACGCAATGCTCCCGACGAAGAAATCGCCAAGCTGATGCAGGAATTGCGCGAGGCGATGCAGGAATACATGCGGGCGCTCGCGGAGCAGGCGGCGAAAAACCCGCAGATTGCGGCGAACCCCGATATGAACAACGTGCTGCGCCAGCAGGATTTGGAAAAGATGCTGAACCAGATCGAGAACCTGGCGCGCTCCGGTTCCCGCGACGAGGCACGCCAGCTACTCTCCGAACTGCAGCGGATGATGAACAATTTGCAGGCCGGCCGCATGCAGCAGATGGGCGAACAGAACAATGCCATGCGTCAGCAGATGGATAAGCTCGGCCAATTGATGCAGCAGCAGCAACAGCTAATGGACGAGACCTTCAAGCTGGACCAGGCGTTGCGCGATCGGATGCAGCGCGGCGACCCTCTGCAAGGTGAGGACAACGAGCTCTTCGACCAGGATATGCCGCAGGATCCGGGGCAGCGAAGCGAGCCCGACGGCCAGCCCAACCCCCTCGACGGGATGACCGCCGAACAGCTGAAAGAAGCCCTGAAACAACTGAAGCAACAGCAGGAGGCGCTCGGCAAGCAACTCGGCGATCTTCAGAAAGGCCTCCAGGATCTGGGTGTAAAGCCAGGCAAGGGCTTTGGCCAGGCACAGCGCGAGATGGAAGGCGCGGCCGGTGCATTGGGCAAGGGTGAGGGCGAGCAGGCCGTCGGCAGCCAGGGCCGAGCGCTGCAAGCGCTGCGCGAAGGCGCGCAGGAGATGATGAACCAGATGCAGTCGCAGGGCCAAGGACCCGGACAGGGCATACCGCAATACGGCCAGAACGGGCGCGATCCGCTGGGGCGGCGGCAGCAGAATGTTGGTCCCGACTTTGGCGATCAGGTGAAAGTACCGGACGAAATCGACACCCAGCGCGCCCGGCAAATCCTCGATGAAATCCGCCGCAAGCTCGGCAACACCCTGTCGCCGGAAGCGGAACGTCAATACCTCGAACGCCTGCTGGACATGCGTTGA
- a CDS encoding response regulator has product MARILITEDEDALRSFVARALQLDGHETVEAGDGADGLACLQDQAFDLLLSDIRMPVMDGIELAHQASTAFPKLKILLMTGYAEQRERADDLSGKVVDVISKPFSLPDIRKAVALALVA; this is encoded by the coding sequence ATGGCGAGAATCCTGATTACCGAGGATGAGGATGCACTGCGCTCGTTTGTGGCGCGGGCGTTGCAACTCGACGGACACGAAACGGTCGAGGCCGGGGATGGAGCCGACGGTCTCGCTTGCCTTCAAGACCAAGCATTTGACCTGCTTTTATCCGACATCCGGATGCCGGTGATGGACGGCATCGAACTTGCGCACCAGGCCTCTACCGCATTCCCTAAGCTAAAGATTCTGCTGATGACCGGCTATGCCGAGCAGCGCGAGCGCGCCGATGATCTTTCCGGCAAGGTCGTCGATGTGATTTCGAAGCCCTTTTCCCTGCCCGATATACGCAAGGCCGTGGCTCTAGCGCTGGTCGCCTGA
- the hpt gene encoding hypoxanthine phosphoribosyltransferase: protein MPVVRGKNIEILYSAETIAARNREMAEEIVRGPHKDLLVISILKGSFIFAADLLRAMHAAGLTPEVEFITLSSYGTGTESKEVKITKDIDSDVHDRDVLLIDDILESGRTLRFAKELLYKRGARNVTVAVLLDKRVKRQVDLEADYVGFECPDHFVVGYGMDVAYAFRELPFVGVITGDAE, encoded by the coding sequence ATGCCCGTTGTCCGCGGTAAGAATATCGAGATCCTTTACAGCGCCGAAACGATCGCTGCCCGAAACCGGGAAATGGCTGAAGAGATCGTTCGCGGGCCGCATAAGGACCTCCTGGTCATCTCGATCCTGAAAGGCTCGTTCATCTTCGCGGCCGACCTCCTTCGGGCGATGCATGCAGCCGGACTGACGCCGGAGGTCGAGTTCATCACGCTTTCGAGCTACGGCACGGGAACCGAATCGAAGGAAGTGAAGATCACCAAGGATATTGACAGCGACGTCCATGACCGCGACGTGCTGCTGATCGACGACATTCTCGAGTCGGGCCGAACGTTGCGCTTTGCGAAGGAACTGCTTTACAAGCGCGGCGCCCGAAACGTCACCGTTGCCGTGCTGCTCGACAAGCGCGTGAAGCGCCAGGTCGATCTGGAAGCGGACTATGTCGGCTTCGAATGCCCCGACCACTTTGTGGTCGGCTACGGCATGGATGTCGCTTACGCCTTCCGCGAACTACCCTTCGTCGGCGTGATAACTGGCGATGCCGAATAG
- the ftsE gene encoding cell division ATP-binding protein FtsE: MIHFENVGLRYGMGPEILRDLTFDIPRRSFQFLTGPSGAGKTTLLRLLFLSLQPTRGLIRMFDRNISSIPRDEFPMLRRRVGIVFQDFRLLDHLTTYENVALPLRVRGKEESSYRADVLELLKWVGLGERINVLPPVLSGGEKQRAAIARALIDRPEILLADEPTGNVDPPMARRLLNLFLELNRLGTAVVIATHDLSLMDQVEARRMILSQGRLDIYE; the protein is encoded by the coding sequence TTGATTCACTTTGAGAACGTCGGATTGCGCTATGGCATGGGACCGGAAATCCTCCGGGACCTGACGTTCGACATTCCGCGTCGGTCCTTTCAGTTTTTGACCGGTCCGTCGGGTGCCGGAAAGACGACATTGTTACGGCTGCTTTTCCTCTCCCTGCAGCCGACGCGGGGGCTGATCCGCATGTTCGACCGCAACATTTCGTCGATACCTCGCGATGAGTTTCCGATGCTGCGCCGGCGCGTGGGGATCGTTTTTCAGGACTTCCGACTGCTCGACCACCTGACGACTTACGAGAATGTCGCCTTGCCGTTGCGGGTCCGTGGCAAGGAGGAATCGAGCTACCGAGCCGACGTGCTCGAGCTTCTCAAATGGGTCGGCCTCGGCGAACGGATCAACGTGCTTCCGCCCGTGCTTTCCGGCGGGGAAAAGCAGCGCGCCGCCATTGCGCGGGCGCTGATCGATCGGCCGGAAATACTGCTCGCCGACGAGCCCACCGGCAACGTCGATCCGCCGATGGCCCGCCGGCTGCTGAACCTGTTTCTCGAGTTGAATCGGCTCGGCACCGCGGTGGTAATCGCCACCCACGACCTATCCCTGATGGACCAGGTTGAGGCCCGGCGCATGATCCTGTCACAGGGACGGCTCGACATCTATGAATGA
- a CDS encoding cell division protein FtsX gives MNENRVPRREAEPPPQQRRTEMRVRPTGPIVPSANVSGHALMCVIAIMSFLACLTLGGVSMVRATAQSWQSQISREITIQIKPDDKLDMEKALADARDLALTFNGTTGGNIIDRAATARLLEPWLGEGLDLDELPVPRLVVITIDENNPPDFAAMRQALTETIPQAFLDDHRTWVDRLVAMANTTAMIGTGVLVLVFSAMVLTVVFATRGALSGNRHIVEVLHFVGAEAGFVASEFQKHFLRISLKGAGAGGLLAALSFAIASFWQSRTLATPETDQATALFGTFAIGYTGYLGIFAIIVVIALLTTLTARLTVMRTIYEIDLIRSDPGRTDTYQG, from the coding sequence ATGAATGAGAACCGCGTCCCCCGCCGCGAAGCCGAGCCGCCGCCGCAGCAGCGTCGTACGGAGATGCGCGTGCGCCCGACCGGTCCGATCGTACCGTCCGCCAATGTCTCCGGCCATGCGCTGATGTGCGTCATCGCAATCATGTCGTTTCTTGCCTGCCTCACGCTCGGCGGCGTCAGCATGGTGCGGGCGACGGCGCAAAGCTGGCAATCGCAGATTTCCCGGGAAATCACCATTCAGATCAAGCCGGACGACAAGCTCGACATGGAAAAGGCGCTCGCCGATGCGCGCGACCTCGCCTTGACCTTCAACGGCACCACCGGCGGCAACATCATAGATCGCGCGGCGACGGCGCGTCTTCTGGAACCATGGCTCGGCGAAGGCCTCGACCTCGACGAACTGCCTGTGCCGCGGCTGGTGGTGATCACGATCGACGAGAACAACCCGCCGGACTTCGCGGCGATGCGCCAGGCCCTGACCGAAACGATCCCGCAGGCGTTCCTCGACGACCACCGTACCTGGGTTGATCGCCTGGTGGCGATGGCGAATACCACCGCAATGATAGGCACCGGCGTACTGGTGCTGGTCTTCTCGGCCATGGTCCTGACGGTCGTCTTCGCCACCCGCGGCGCCCTTTCCGGCAACCGCCATATCGTCGAAGTTCTGCATTTCGTCGGCGCTGAGGCCGGTTTCGTCGCCTCCGAGTTTCAGAAACACTTTTTGAGGATCAGCCTGAAGGGAGCCGGCGCCGGCGGCCTGCTTGCGGCTCTCTCATTCGCGATCGCCAGCTTTTGGCAATCGCGAACGCTCGCTACGCCCGAGACGGACCAGGCGACCGCGCTGTTCGGCACGTTTGCGATCGGCTATACCGGCTATCTCGGGATTTTCGCCATCATCGTCGTTATTGCCCTGCTGACCACCTTGACGGCGCGGCTTACGGTCATGCGGACGATCTACGAAATCGACCTTATCCGATCGGATCCCGGCCGAACGGATACCTACCAGGGCTGA
- a CDS encoding YdcF family protein has protein sequence MDGRGKWQERAARRRQARSLLRKFLRRGFFVLLVPFAIFIASFLQFADTVASLQPPAVPKADAIVVLTGGFQRIDQAVSLLKSGAGKRLLISGVHPTTTASQIRRNTQSSADLFKCCVDIGHEAVDTIGNATEAGQWIRDRGYRSVLVVTNNYHMPRSLLELRRTRPGTEFIAYPVVNSDLKTTNWLRNPLVLKAILLEYAKYSVASLRDMMGGHSTNGLRTDSARVAPVEK, from the coding sequence ATGGACGGAAGGGGCAAATGGCAGGAGAGGGCCGCGCGCCGCCGTCAGGCCCGCAGCCTGCTGCGCAAATTTCTGCGCCGGGGCTTTTTCGTGCTGCTCGTCCCCTTCGCCATTTTCATTGCCAGCTTTCTGCAATTTGCCGACACGGTCGCCTCGCTGCAGCCGCCGGCGGTCCCGAAGGCAGATGCGATCGTCGTATTGACTGGCGGCTTCCAGCGGATCGATCAGGCGGTGAGCCTCTTGAAGTCCGGAGCTGGAAAGCGGTTGTTGATCTCCGGCGTCCACCCGACGACGACAGCCAGTCAGATACGCCGCAACACCCAGAGCTCGGCCGATCTTTTCAAATGCTGCGTCGATATCGGACACGAAGCGGTCGACACGATTGGCAATGCCACCGAGGCCGGACAGTGGATTCGCGACCGAGGCTACAGGAGCGTGCTCGTCGTCACCAACAATTATCACATGCCGCGCAGTCTTCTCGAGCTGCGGCGTACCAGACCGGGCACCGAGTTCATTGCCTATCCGGTCGTCAATTCCGATCTCAAGACGACCAACTGGCTGCGCAATCCGCTGGTGCTGAAGGCCATATTGCTCGAATATGCTAAATATTCCGTCGCCTCGCTGCGCGACATGATGGGCGGGCATTCGACAAATGGTCTTAGAACCGACTCCGCCAGAGTGGCCCCCGTAGAAAAATAG
- a CDS encoding lysophospholipid acyltransferase family protein, with translation MIILRSILFNLVFYANLIVQMIVLTPVYFLVPRKKAWFVPKNWVRSNHWLLAKIVGTTFEIEGLENIPKGSFIFAPKHQSFWDAYALLPWLDDPFYILKRELTWIPLFGWYIIKQRMVPVNRAARGKAMTEVMERTKQEIASGRQLIIYPEGTRRPPGAPPEYKYGIARLYRDLQVPVVPVAMHPGLFWPRRKFLRFPGHFKVRILPPIEAGMDPDAFLQRLVQVTEAASDDLLIETAKANPHLPLPPTAEQRLRELA, from the coding sequence ATGATCATCCTGCGTTCGATCCTTTTCAATCTGGTCTTCTATGCCAATCTGATCGTCCAGATGATCGTGCTGACGCCGGTCTATTTCCTGGTCCCGCGCAAGAAGGCATGGTTCGTGCCGAAGAATTGGGTGAGAAGCAATCACTGGCTGCTGGCCAAGATCGTCGGCACGACCTTCGAAATCGAAGGCCTGGAGAACATTCCGAAGGGCTCCTTTATCTTCGCGCCGAAGCATCAATCTTTCTGGGATGCCTATGCGCTTCTGCCCTGGCTTGACGATCCGTTCTACATCCTGAAACGCGAACTAACCTGGATACCGCTGTTCGGCTGGTACATCATCAAGCAACGCATGGTGCCGGTAAACCGCGCCGCACGGGGCAAGGCCATGACCGAGGTGATGGAGCGCACCAAGCAGGAGATCGCGTCAGGACGTCAGTTGATCATCTACCCCGAGGGCACGCGCCGCCCGCCCGGCGCACCGCCGGAATATAAATACGGCATCGCCCGGCTCTACCGCGATCTGCAGGTGCCAGTGGTCCCGGTTGCGATGCATCCGGGGCTGTTCTGGCCACGGCGCAAATTTCTGCGCTTCCCTGGTCACTTCAAGGTACGCATCCTGCCGCCGATCGAAGCCGGCATGGATCCGGATGCGTTTCTCCAAAGGCTGGTGCAGGTGACCGAGGCCGCAAGCGATGATCTTCTGATCGAGACCGCGAAGGCCAATCCGCATTTGCCGCTGCCGCCCACCGCCGAACAGCGGCTGCGCGAGCTAGCTTAA
- a CDS encoding gamma-glutamylcyclotransferase — protein MAVDMDEFWVFGYGSLMWNPGFRFEEKRTARAFGYRRSLCVRSWVHRGTERRPGLVLGLDYGGSCIGTAFRVAASDKADVIDYLRERELVTHVYKERMMPVQLADGRRVPALAYVIDRSHVQYAGALTATEAAATVAAAVGKSGPNTDYVLNTLSHLREMGIRDQWLEDVVAVLAAGGAASAQA, from the coding sequence ATGGCAGTGGATATGGACGAATTTTGGGTCTTTGGCTACGGCTCGCTGATGTGGAATCCGGGCTTTCGCTTCGAGGAGAAGCGGACGGCGCGCGCTTTCGGCTATCGCCGCTCGCTTTGCGTACGCTCCTGGGTGCATCGCGGCACGGAACGGCGTCCAGGTCTTGTGCTCGGCCTCGACTACGGCGGCTCCTGCATTGGTACGGCCTTCCGCGTGGCGGCGAGCGACAAGGCGGATGTGATCGATTATCTTCGCGAGCGGGAACTGGTCACGCATGTCTACAAAGAGCGGATGATGCCGGTCCAACTCGCGGATGGACGCCGCGTGCCGGCGCTTGCCTACGTGATCGACCGCAGCCACGTCCAGTATGCAGGGGCCCTGACGGCGACGGAAGCGGCGGCAACTGTGGCGGCCGCTGTCGGCAAGTCCGGGCCAAACACGGATTATGTCCTCAATACGCTCTCCCATCTCCGCGAAATGGGCATCCGCGACCAGTGGCTCGAGGATGTCGTGGCGGTGCTTGCCGCGGGCGGAGCTGCTTCGGCTCAGGCCTAG